From the candidate division WOR-3 bacterium genome, the window TAGACCTTCAGCCTCTTTAACATCCTTCTTCCCAATTTATTTTTTGGTAACATCCTTTTCACCGCTAACCAAAGCACCTCTTCGGGCCGCTGTGCCAAAATCTCCTGGAGAGTCCTTTGCTTCAACCCTCCGGGGTAACCAGTATGGTGGTAATAAATTTTATTTAAGAGTTTCTTCCCGGTTACCCTTATCTTCTTCGCATTTATCGCTACCACAAAATCCCCATTGTCAATATGGGGGGTATAATTAACTTTATTCTTACCCATTAGGATCCGGGCAATTTTAGAAGCCGCCCGGCCCAATGTCTTATTAGTCATAT encodes:
- the rplM gene encoding 50S ribosomal protein L13, with translation MKTTLLGKEEVGKRDWYLVDMTNKTLGRAASKIARILMGKNKVNYTPHIDNGDFVVAINAKKIRVTGKKLLNKIYYHHTGYPGGLKQRTLQEILAQRPEEVLWLAVKRMLPKNKLGRRMLKRLKVYPDEKHPHQAQKPIMIEL